The Novosphingobium kaempferiae genome includes a window with the following:
- a CDS encoding SMP-30/gluconolactonase/LRE family protein has product MFAAPPAVTAEVFCRIPDRFRRFGETTEWAQVQLHGAAAPVFLEGPVFDAAGNLWVTDIPWGRLFRISPDGTCEVGFEYDGQPNGMKFLSDGRLLVADHHKGMVICDPATGRSEPWFERYLLEPFLGCNDLTIARNGDIWFTDQGQSGWHNPNGRLFRVRAGTGRLELMLDRIPSPNGLVLNNAETALYLAVTRANAVWRCPLVNNGEVISKVGTYIQLSGGSGPDGLTIDANDNLVVCHVGFGAVWLFSDRGEPMLRIDVPEGRYTTNAAYGGPDNKWLFFTESSTGTVYKVEMPVPGREIFEARI; this is encoded by the coding sequence ATGTTCGCCGCCCCGCCCGCCGTCACGGCCGAAGTGTTCTGCCGCATCCCCGATCGCTTCCGCCGCTTCGGCGAGACGACCGAGTGGGCGCAGGTCCAGCTTCACGGCGCCGCAGCGCCGGTGTTCCTGGAGGGGCCGGTGTTCGACGCGGCGGGCAACCTGTGGGTGACGGACATCCCCTGGGGTCGCCTGTTCCGCATCAGCCCCGACGGGACGTGCGAGGTCGGCTTCGAATACGACGGCCAGCCCAACGGCATGAAGTTCCTCAGCGACGGCCGCCTGCTGGTGGCGGACCACCACAAGGGCATGGTCATCTGCGACCCCGCCACCGGCAGGTCGGAACCGTGGTTCGAGCGCTACCTCCTGGAGCCCTTCCTCGGCTGCAACGACCTGACGATCGCGAGGAACGGCGACATCTGGTTCACCGACCAGGGCCAGTCGGGCTGGCACAATCCCAACGGCCGCCTGTTCCGCGTCCGCGCCGGGACCGGACGGCTGGAACTCATGCTGGACCGGATCCCCAGCCCCAACGGCCTCGTGCTCAACAATGCGGAGACCGCGCTCTACCTCGCCGTCACCCGCGCCAATGCCGTGTGGCGCTGCCCGCTCGTCAATAACGGCGAGGTGATCTCCAAGGTCGGCACCTACATCCAGCTTTCCGGCGGCTCCGGGCCGGACGGGCTGACGATCGACGCTAACGACAACCTCGTCGTCTGCCACGTCGGCTTCGGGGCGGTGTGGCTGTTCTCCGACCGGGGCGAGCCGATGCTGCGGATCGACGTGCCCGAAGGCCGCTACACCACCAATGCGGCCTACGGCGGGCCGGACAACAAGTGGCTGTTCTTCACCGAATCCAGCACCGGCACGGTCTACAAGGTGGAGATGCCGGTGCCCGGGCGGGAGATTTTCGAGGCCCGGATCTAG
- a CDS encoding glycogen/starch/alpha-glucan phosphorylase, producing MASEPVSDIKPPLSDSGASAQMEKDILRVLRRRIGKDQRAAKQHDWYASSILTLRDKIIDSWIESTQRTYEAGGKRVYYLSMEFLIGRLLRDALSNLGVTRDMEKALATFGLDLAELEELEPDAALGNGGLGRLAACFMESLATLDIPAYGYGIRYVNGMFRQRIDDGWQVELPETWLAHGNPWEFERLESTYRIGFGGEVVAQGDGVMWNPAEEVDATAVDTPVVGWRGKRVNTLRLWTANPIDPLKLDAFNAGDHFGALAEKVRAESLVRVLYPADSSPAGQELRLRQEYFFTAASIQDIVRRHVQYEGDIRTLPEKAAIQLNDTHPSVAVAELMRVLVDLEGLEFNEAWEVTKKTVSYTNHTLLPEALETWPLPLFERLLPRHMQIIYAINSRVLREARKAGLTDGQIAAISLIDESGERRVRMANLAFVGAHSINGVAALHTDLMKETVFADLHALYPERINNKTNGVTPRRWLQQCNPGLTKVIKDAIGPEFLDDAAKLSALNALADDAALGERVAEVKRSNKVALADYIKKTMGIRLDPDALFDVQIKRIHEYKRQLLNLIETVALYDQIRSHPERDWVPRVKIFGGKAAPSYHNAKLIIKLANDIARRVNSDPSVGGLLKVVYVPNYNVSLAERIIPAADLSEQISTAGMEASGTGNMKFALNGALTIGTLDGANVEIKEHVGDENIVIFGLTAEEVTAKRAEGYNPRAIIEESRELSQALSAISSGVFSHDDPHRYEGLVNGIYEHDWFMCAADFDAYAAAQRDVDARWENKAGWRASAIRNIANVGWFSSDRTISEYAKDIWKVL from the coding sequence GTGGCCAGCGAACCCGTGTCCGACATCAAGCCCCCCCTTTCCGATTCCGGCGCCTCCGCGCAGATGGAGAAGGACATCCTGCGCGTCCTGCGCCGCCGCATCGGCAAGGACCAGCGCGCGGCCAAGCAGCATGACTGGTACGCGTCCTCGATCCTGACGCTGCGCGACAAGATCATCGATTCGTGGATCGAATCCACGCAGCGCACATACGAGGCGGGCGGCAAGCGCGTCTATTACCTCTCGATGGAGTTCCTGATCGGTCGCCTGCTGCGCGACGCGCTCTCGAACCTTGGCGTCACGCGCGACATGGAGAAGGCGCTGGCCACTTTCGGCCTCGATCTGGCGGAACTTGAGGAGCTTGAGCCCGACGCGGCGCTCGGCAACGGTGGCCTCGGCCGTCTGGCGGCGTGCTTCATGGAGAGCCTCGCGACGCTGGACATCCCGGCCTACGGCTACGGCATCCGCTACGTGAACGGCATGTTCCGCCAGCGCATCGACGATGGCTGGCAGGTCGAACTGCCCGAGACCTGGCTGGCGCACGGCAACCCGTGGGAGTTCGAGCGGCTCGAAAGCACCTACCGCATCGGCTTCGGTGGTGAGGTCGTCGCGCAGGGCGACGGCGTGATGTGGAACCCGGCCGAGGAAGTGGACGCGACTGCGGTCGATACCCCGGTGGTGGGCTGGCGCGGCAAGCGCGTGAACACGCTGCGCCTGTGGACCGCCAACCCGATCGATCCGCTCAAGCTCGATGCCTTCAACGCCGGCGACCACTTCGGCGCGCTGGCGGAGAAGGTGCGCGCCGAAAGCCTTGTGCGCGTGCTCTATCCGGCGGATTCCAGCCCGGCGGGGCAGGAACTGCGGCTGCGGCAGGAATACTTCTTCACCGCTGCCTCGATCCAGGACATCGTGCGGCGCCACGTCCAGTATGAGGGCGATATCCGCACCCTGCCGGAGAAGGCGGCGATCCAGTTGAACGACACGCACCCCTCGGTCGCGGTGGCCGAACTGATGCGCGTGCTGGTCGACCTCGAAGGGCTGGAGTTCAACGAGGCGTGGGAGGTGACGAAGAAGACTGTCTCCTACACCAACCACACCCTGCTGCCCGAGGCGCTGGAAACCTGGCCGCTGCCGCTGTTCGAACGCTTGCTGCCGCGTCACATGCAGATCATCTACGCGATCAACAGCCGCGTCCTGCGCGAAGCGCGCAAGGCGGGCCTGACCGACGGCCAGATCGCCGCGATCAGCCTCATCGACGAGAGCGGGGAGCGTCGGGTGCGCATGGCGAACCTCGCGTTCGTGGGCGCGCATTCGATCAACGGCGTGGCCGCGCTGCATACCGATCTGATGAAGGAGACGGTCTTCGCCGACCTTCATGCGCTCTACCCGGAGCGGATCAACAACAAGACCAACGGCGTCACCCCGCGCCGGTGGCTGCAGCAGTGCAACCCGGGGCTGACCAAGGTCATCAAGGACGCCATCGGGCCGGAGTTCCTCGACGATGCGGCCAAGCTGTCCGCCCTCAACGCGCTGGCCGACGATGCCGCGCTGGGTGAGCGCGTGGCCGAGGTCAAGCGATCGAACAAGGTCGCGCTGGCGGACTACATCAAGAAGACGATGGGCATCCGCCTCGATCCCGATGCGCTGTTCGACGTGCAGATCAAGCGTATCCACGAATACAAGCGCCAATTGCTCAATCTGATCGAGACGGTAGCGCTCTACGACCAGATCCGCAGCCATCCGGAGCGCGACTGGGTGCCGCGCGTGAAGATCTTCGGCGGCAAGGCGGCGCCGAGCTATCACAACGCCAAGCTCATCATCAAGCTGGCCAACGACATCGCCCGGCGCGTCAACTCCGATCCCTCGGTGGGCGGGCTGCTCAAGGTGGTCTACGTCCCGAACTACAATGTCAGCCTGGCCGAGCGGATCATCCCGGCGGCGGACCTTTCGGAACAGATCTCGACCGCAGGCATGGAAGCCTCGGGCACCGGCAACATGAAGTTCGCCCTCAACGGCGCGCTCACCATCGGCACGCTCGACGGCGCCAACGTCGAAATCAAGGAGCATGTGGGCGACGAGAACATCGTCATCTTCGGCCTCACCGCCGAGGAAGTCACCGCCAAGCGCGCCGAGGGCTACAACCCCCGCGCCATCATCGAGGAATCCCGCGAACTGAGCCAGGCGCTCTCCGCGATCTCCTCGGGCGTGTTCTCGCACGACGATCCGCACCGTTACGAGGGGCTCGTCAACGGCATCTACGAGCATGACTGGTTCATGTGCGCAGCCGATTTCGACGCTTACGCCGCCGCCCAACGCGACGTCGACGCGCGGTGGGAAAATAAAGCCGGCTGGCGCGCCTCCGCCATCCGGAACATCGCCAATGTCGGCTGGTTCTCCTCGGATCGGACCATCTCCGAATATGCCAAGGACATCTGGAAAGTTCTGTGA
- a CDS encoding GlcG/HbpS family heme-binding protein, with product MITLDQSRTLVAATRAKGREMALNPLTVVVLDAGGHLVAMEREDGSGYGRPDVAAGKAAGALAMGVSSRKLGDMAAERPQFMAALSAAWHGKLIPAAGGVLVRDAAGALLGAVGVSGDLSDKDEEAAFAGIAAAGLVAG from the coding sequence ATGATTACCCTCGACCAGTCCCGCACCCTCGTTGCCGCAACCCGCGCCAAGGGCCGGGAGATGGCGCTCAACCCGCTCACCGTCGTGGTGCTGGACGCGGGCGGGCATCTCGTCGCCATGGAGCGCGAGGACGGCTCGGGCTACGGTCGCCCGGATGTGGCGGCAGGCAAGGCCGCGGGCGCGCTGGCGATGGGCGTGTCGAGCCGCAAGCTGGGCGACATGGCGGCGGAACGCCCGCAGTTCATGGCCGCGCTCTCGGCCGCGTGGCACGGCAAGCTGATCCCGGCGGCGGGCGGCGTGCTGGTGCGCGATGCGGCGGGGGCGCTGCTGGGCGCGGTCGGCGTCAGCGGCGACCTGTCCGACAAGGACGAGGAAGCGGCCTTTGCAGGCATCGCTGCGGCAGGGCTGGTCGCAGGCTGA
- a CDS encoding hydroxyacid dehydrogenase, whose protein sequence is MSSRELVCIIDPIHPVGVEGIASAHDVIGLDDPRVAEASVIVIRTSPLGPEIFGAMPRLKAIVKHGAGVDNIAIPAATAQGVMVANTPGGNNSTAVAEGAVSLMLGLLRRTRDMDSLVREGRWDERWGIRLGDLTGARVGLIGFGRIARQVAKICALGFGCEVLAYDPVVPDAEVRAAGVEPADLAGVLGCDIVSIHTPLTDTTRNLIDTVELGMMRPHALLVNCSRGGIVNEAALAEALRVGQIAGAGIDVFEDEPPASDHPLFGLSNCLLSPHVAGVTEAGMKDMALHVAAVIDAISRGEVPATLLNPEVLS, encoded by the coding sequence GTGAGTTCCCGCGAACTCGTCTGCATAATCGATCCAATCCATCCTGTCGGGGTCGAAGGTATCGCCTCGGCGCATGACGTGATCGGGCTGGATGATCCGCGGGTGGCGGAAGCGAGCGTGATCGTGATCCGCACGAGCCCGCTCGGTCCCGAAATCTTTGGCGCGATGCCGCGCCTCAAGGCTATCGTGAAGCACGGCGCGGGGGTGGACAACATCGCCATTCCCGCTGCCACGGCGCAGGGCGTGATGGTCGCCAACACGCCGGGCGGCAACAACTCGACGGCGGTGGCGGAGGGCGCGGTTTCCCTGATGCTCGGCCTTTTGCGCCGCACGCGCGACATGGATTCGCTTGTTCGAGAAGGCCGCTGGGACGAGCGCTGGGGCATCCGGCTCGGCGATCTGACCGGCGCGCGGGTGGGCCTGATCGGGTTCGGCCGGATCGCCCGGCAGGTCGCGAAGATCTGCGCCCTCGGCTTTGGGTGCGAAGTTCTGGCCTATGATCCGGTGGTGCCGGACGCGGAGGTGCGTGCCGCCGGGGTGGAGCCAGCGGACCTCGCGGGCGTGCTTGGCTGCGATATCGTATCCATCCATACGCCGCTGACCGACACCACGCGCAACCTTATCGATACCGTGGAACTGGGCATGATGCGGCCGCACGCGCTGCTGGTGAACTGCTCGCGCGGGGGCATCGTCAACGAAGCCGCGCTGGCGGAAGCCTTGCGCGTCGGCCAGATCGCGGGCGCGGGCATCGACGTGTTCGAGGACGAACCGCCAGCCTCCGATCATCCGCTGTTCGGCCTCTCAAACTGCCTGCTCTCGCCCCACGTCGCGGGCGTCACCGAGGCCGGGATGAAGGACATGGCGCTTCACGTCGCCGCCGTGATCGACGCCATCAGCCGGGGCGAAGTGCCCGCAACCCTGCTCAATCCGGAGGTTCTGTCGTGA
- a CDS encoding 4-carboxy-4-hydroxy-2-oxoadipate aldolase/oxaloacetate decarboxylase: protein MTVPVKSVIYARIDRPDPALLERAAKFGIADLHEGLGEIAGRMCLMSPAMIPIAPAQKVCGPAVTAWNFPGDNLAIHAALYTAQAGDVLVLTNGGGHQGALWGDVACTFAKKKGLVGTVVHGATRDVDAIRELGFPVWSTAVSVEHPKKRGPAAVNVPLVVDGVLVEPGDVIVGDSDGVLVIPKTLLELAVTNAEARAAKEVEFRRRIGEGEVLFDVLGMRALVEELGIEIRDCTWEEDRPG, encoded by the coding sequence GTGACCGTTCCCGTCAAATCCGTGATCTACGCAAGGATCGATCGCCCCGACCCGGCGCTGCTGGAACGTGCCGCGAAGTTCGGCATCGCCGATCTCCATGAGGGATTGGGCGAGATCGCGGGTCGCATGTGCCTGATGAGCCCCGCCATGATCCCGATCGCTCCCGCCCAGAAAGTCTGCGGCCCAGCGGTGACGGCGTGGAACTTCCCGGGCGACAACCTCGCCATCCACGCCGCGCTTTACACGGCGCAGGCGGGCGATGTGCTGGTGCTGACCAACGGCGGCGGGCATCAGGGCGCGCTCTGGGGCGACGTGGCCTGCACGTTTGCGAAGAAGAAGGGGCTCGTCGGCACTGTCGTCCACGGCGCCACGCGCGATGTCGATGCGATCCGGGAACTGGGCTTTCCCGTATGGTCGACGGCGGTCTCCGTCGAGCATCCTAAAAAGCGCGGCCCGGCGGCGGTCAACGTGCCGCTGGTGGTCGATGGCGTGCTGGTGGAACCGGGAGACGTCATCGTCGGCGATTCGGACGGGGTGCTGGTGATCCCCAAGACGCTGCTGGAACTCGCCGTCACCAATGCCGAGGCCCGCGCCGCCAAGGAAGTCGAGTTCCGCCGCCGTATCGGCGAGGGCGAGGTGCTGTTCGATGTGCTCGGCATGAGGGCGCTGGTCGAGGAACTCGGCATCGAGATCAGGGACTGCACCTGGGAGGAGGACCGCCCGGGCTGA